In Gammaproteobacteria bacterium, the following are encoded in one genomic region:
- the leuS gene encoding leucine--tRNA ligase → MNENYNPQEIERSAQQYWEEHQSFKAVENPDQEKFYCLSMFPYPSGRLHMGHVRNYTIGDVISRYQRMQGKNVLQPMGWDAFGLPAENAALKNNVPPAAWTRDNIDYMRDQLKELGFGYDWDRELATCQPDYYRWEQWLFTRLYEKGLVYKKVSAVNWCPNDKTVLANEQVIDGCCWRCDTTVQRKEIPQWFLKITDYADELLEDLDKLDGWPEQVRTMQRNWIGRSVGLELEFAASDTEFTEPLTVFTTRPDTLMGVTYVAVAAGHPLALKAAENNPELKAFIEECSNMDVAEATLETMEKRGMDSGIKVIHPVTGDEVPVWVANFVLMGYGTGAVMSVPGHDQRDYEFAKKYGLPICQVIAPADGSESSIDESAFTEKGVLINSGQFDGLSSEAAFDAIALMLEKENKGQRQINYRLRDWGVSRQRYWGTPIPIINCKECGAVAVPDKDLPVKLPEEVEFEGVGSPIKKMPEFYETTCPKCGGKAERETDTFDTFMESSWYYARYTCADNDQAMLDERADYWLPVDQYVGGIEHAILHLLYARFFQKLMRDVGLVKEGEPFANLLTQGMVLKDGVKMSKSKGNTVDPQGLIAKYGADTVRLFTMFAAPPEQSLEWADSGVDGASRFLKRLWKRVYEHVGNGAVSVLDVASLNAAQKALRCQTHKTIAKVSNDMGKRFTFNTAIASVMELLNALYRFDDESEQGRAVMQEALEAAALLLSPITPHVSHSLWQTLGGEGAVITAVWPIVDEDALVKDSIELVVQVNGKLRGRINVATDAAKDVIETAALNDENVQRFLEGKVVRKVIVVPKRLVNIVVSDA, encoded by the coding sequence GGCCTGCCTGCGGAAAATGCTGCTCTGAAAAATAACGTGCCGCCTGCCGCATGGACGCGTGACAATATTGATTATATGCGTGACCAATTAAAAGAACTCGGTTTTGGTTATGACTGGGATCGTGAGTTAGCCACTTGCCAGCCTGATTATTATCGCTGGGAGCAGTGGTTATTTACCCGTTTGTACGAAAAAGGCTTGGTCTATAAAAAAGTATCGGCAGTGAATTGGTGTCCGAATGATAAAACTGTTTTAGCTAATGAGCAGGTAATTGATGGTTGCTGCTGGCGCTGTGATACCACCGTGCAGCGTAAAGAGATTCCTCAATGGTTTTTGAAAATCACTGATTATGCGGATGAATTGCTCGAAGATCTTGATAAATTGGACGGCTGGCCAGAACAGGTGCGCACCATGCAGCGTAACTGGATTGGTCGCTCGGTTGGGTTGGAGCTGGAGTTTGCCGCCAGTGATACAGAGTTCACTGAGCCATTAACTGTTTTCACAACGCGCCCAGATACTTTGATGGGGGTGACTTATGTCGCGGTGGCAGCGGGCCACCCTCTGGCATTAAAAGCAGCAGAAAACAATCCAGAACTTAAAGCGTTCATCGAAGAGTGCTCCAATATGGATGTTGCGGAAGCGACGCTTGAAACCATGGAAAAACGTGGAATGGATTCAGGCATTAAAGTGATTCATCCAGTGACGGGTGATGAAGTACCTGTTTGGGTCGCCAATTTCGTCTTGATGGGTTACGGCACGGGCGCGGTGATGTCGGTTCCAGGGCATGATCAGCGTGATTATGAATTTGCCAAAAAATATGGCTTGCCGATTTGCCAGGTGATTGCACCTGCGGATGGCAGTGAAAGTAGCATTGATGAGTCGGCGTTCACAGAAAAAGGTGTTTTGATTAATTCAGGCCAGTTTGATGGTTTGAGCTCAGAAGCGGCCTTTGATGCCATCGCGCTCATGCTGGAAAAAGAGAATAAAGGTCAGCGACAGATCAATTATCGTCTGCGTGACTGGGGGGTTTCCCGTCAGCGTTACTGGGGCACACCGATCCCAATTATTAATTGTAAAGAGTGTGGCGCGGTGGCGGTGCCGGATAAAGATTTGCCCGTGAAACTGCCTGAAGAGGTTGAGTTTGAAGGTGTCGGCTCACCGATCAAAAAAATGCCTGAGTTTTATGAAACGACTTGCCCCAAGTGCGGCGGTAAAGCGGAGCGTGAAACAGATACGTTTGATACCTTTATGGAATCCTCCTGGTATTACGCACGTTATACCTGTGCCGATAATGATCAAGCCATGCTGGATGAACGTGCAGATTACTGGTTGCCGGTCGATCAGTATGTCGGTGGTATCGAGCATGCGATCTTACATCTGCTCTATGCACGGTTTTTCCAGAAATTAATGCGAGATGTGGGGTTAGTTAAAGAGGGCGAACCTTTTGCTAATTTACTCACGCAAGGCATGGTGCTGAAAGATGGCGTTAAGATGTCTAAATCAAAAGGCAATACGGTCGACCCACAAGGGTTAATTGCAAAATATGGTGCTGATACCGTGCGTCTGTTTACGATGTTTGCCGCGCCCCCGGAGCAATCGCTGGAATGGGCGGATAGTGGCGTGGACGGTGCATCACGTTTTCTGAAACGTTTATGGAAACGAGTGTATGAACATGTCGGGAATGGCGCTGTTTCTGTGCTGGATGTGGCGAGTCTGAATGCTGCACAAAAAGCATTACGTTGCCAAACCCATAAAACCATCGCCAAAGTCAGCAATGATATGGGCAAGCGTTTCACTTTTAATACAGCGATTGCTTCAGTGATGGAGCTGCTGAATGCACTGTATCGTTTTGATGATGAATCTGAGCAAGGTCGGGCGGTGATGCAGGAAGCGTTGGAAGCAGCGGCACTGCTATTGTCACCGATTACCCCGCATGTGAGCCATAGTTTATGGCAAACGCTGGGCGGCGAAGGAGCCGTGATTACAGCAGTGTGGCCTATTGTTGATGAAGATGCATTAGTCAAAGATAGCATTGAACTTGTTGTTCAAGTGAATGGTAAATTGCGTGGTCGCATTAATGTTGCAACGGATGCGGCAAAAGATGTAATTGAAACAGCGGCTTTGAATGATGAAAATGTGCAACGTTTTTTAGAAGGCAAAGTGGTCAGGAAAGTGATTGTAGTACCCAAACGTTTGGTTAATATTGTTGTGAGTGATGCATAA